A part of Methanobrevibacter millerae genomic DNA contains:
- a CDS encoding right-handed parallel beta-helix repeat-containing protein, translating into MNVKNVNKVLNILIICMFALVMISSVNASDDVVLTDFSNGTAYTIISDLSNADIQMMIDGASKGDTFEFSSKSYDNISLIIDKPLKIVSYDNSTVNVLDTLTDKSKAFGLENTFGFYFTQKSSGSILSGFNIIADNADYAVILDASSNTIIENNTFSKALNNVLVRNASNVLITNNCMYNATKNSLQVRDVHNIRILNNTIGYNGRSGIETSNIYDSEISWNEVFFNGFNGISMYNRSANNNVTYNHVYENTNGIFIDSQSSGDRFYYNTLEFNRMDPNCELGGFETGNGVLFGEDYETVAKSKPDISYNALIHNENFQAKNNPSKDQFKLGPNYFDSNDGEHTFICPMLLAKILKMDFTSVSNGIGIKIYEDGQPVDDFAFFDQKISVDGKEYSVKIQNGQGVVELDSSQDHTVEIQHGEKMPDYRKETVEKYTPSSKDNEGSSSGGSSSDNEGSGSGEGESSGSGSGSGSSDSTTSSNDGKGGKSSNSGNANSNVNSNSTSTVSNNRGNVIANYGTNSSDVISESTSQTGEMEQSQGQENAAEAGSVDSGESSSPGDSETSGKAYDISSVSKKSNPLQDNSIVIVAAIILLVALFIYGYRRKNEFE; encoded by the coding sequence ATGAATGTAAAAAATGTTAACAAGGTATTAAATATTCTCATTATCTGTATGTTTGCTTTAGTTATGATTTCATCAGTAAATGCAAGTGATGATGTGGTTTTAACAGATTTTTCAAACGGAACAGCTTATACTATCATATCTGATTTGTCAAATGCAGATATTCAAATGATGATTGACGGCGCTAGTAAAGGGGATACATTTGAGTTTTCATCCAAAAGCTATGATAACATTTCCCTTATCATCGACAAGCCGCTTAAAATAGTGTCATATGATAATAGCACAGTCAATGTTTTAGATACCTTAACCGATAAATCTAAAGCTTTTGGTTTAGAAAATACTTTCGGATTCTATTTTACTCAGAAAAGTTCAGGCAGCATATTGTCTGGATTCAATATAATAGCAGACAATGCGGATTATGCTGTAATCCTGGACGCTTCATCCAATACGATTATTGAGAACAATACCTTTTCAAAGGCTCTTAACAATGTTCTGGTAAGAAATGCAAGTAATGTTTTAATCACTAACAACTGCATGTATAACGCCACCAAAAACAGCCTTCAGGTACGGGATGTCCATAATATCCGGATATTAAACAATACCATCGGATACAATGGAAGGTCAGGAATCGAAACTTCAAACATTTACGATTCTGAAATATCCTGGAATGAAGTGTTCTTCAACGGATTCAACGGAATCTCAATGTACAACCGGTCCGCAAACAACAATGTAACCTATAATCACGTTTACGAGAATACCAATGGTATCTTTATCGATTCACAGTCAAGCGGCGACAGGTTCTACTACAATACCCTGGAATTCAATCGTATGGATCCAAACTGTGAGTTGGGCGGTTTTGAAACCGGTAATGGTGTTTTATTCGGTGAAGACTATGAAACCGTTGCAAAAAGCAAGCCTGACATTTCCTATAATGCATTAATACATAACGAGAATTTTCAGGCAAAGAACAATCCTTCCAAAGATCAGTTCAAGTTGGGACCTAACTATTTCGATTCAAATGACGGTGAGCATACTTTCATCTGTCCTATGCTTCTTGCAAAGATATTGAAAATGGATTTCACGTCCGTTTCAAATGGAATTGGTATTAAAATATATGAAGATGGCCAGCCGGTCGATGATTTCGCGTTCTTTGACCAAAAAATTTCAGTGGACGGCAAAGAGTACAGCGTGAAAATCCAAAACGGTCAGGGAGTCGTTGAACTTGACTCCTCTCAAGATCACACTGTTGAAATTCAACATGGTGAAAAGATGCCTGATTACCGTAAAGAGACAGTAGAGAAATACACTCCATCCTCCAAGGATAATGAGGGTTCTTCTTCTGGCGGATCTTCAAGCGATAACGAAGGATCCGGCAGCGGTGAAGGAGAATCCTCCGGTTCAGGCTCAGGAAGCGGTTCATCAGATTCCACAACTTCATCAAATGATGGAAAAGGAGGAAAATCTTCCAATAGTGGAAATGCCAACTCCAATGTCAACAGCAATTCAACCAGCACGGTATCCAATAATCGTGGTAATGTAATTGCCAATTACGGAACCAACAGCTCAGATGTAATATCCGAGTCCACTTCCCAAACCGGTGAGATGGAACAGTCCCAAGGCCAGGAAAATGCTGCCGAGGCTGGAAGCGTTGATTCAGGCGAGTCATCTTCCCCAGGTGATTCAGAAACTTCAGGCAAGGCATATGACATATCTTCCGTAAGCAAGAAGTCAAATCCTTTACAGGACAATTCCATTGTCATTGTTGCAGCCATTATCCTATTGGTTGCCCTGTTTATCTACGGTTACAGACGCAAAAATGAGTTCGAATAA
- a CDS encoding secondary thiamine-phosphate synthase enzyme YjbQ: MSSKKITLNTSRNFEIIDITSKINDEIDIESGIVNIFSKHSTSAIVVNENEKGLLNDLELMLSDLVSDKYSWQHDRIDNNAKSHLKSFLLSSSETLPISNGKLDLGTWQSVFFIELDGPRNNRTINLKFISD, translated from the coding sequence ATGTCATCTAAAAAAATTACTTTAAACACGAGCAGAAACTTTGAAATCATTGATATCACATCAAAAATCAATGATGAAATAGATATTGAAAGCGGAATCGTTAACATATTTTCAAAACACTCCACATCAGCCATTGTCGTTAATGAAAACGAAAAAGGCCTTTTGAATGATTTGGAATTAATGCTGTCCGATTTGGTTTCGGATAAATACTCATGGCAGCATGACCGGATTGACAATAATGCGAAATCCCATTTAAAATCATTTTTGCTCTCATCAAGTGAAACCCTTCCGATTTCAAATGGAAAGCTTGATTTGGGAACCTGGCAGTCAGTGTTTTTCATCGAGCTTGACGGGCCCAGAAATAATCGGACAATTAACTTAAAATTTATTAGTGATTAA
- a CDS encoding pyridoxamine 5'-phosphate oxidase family protein — protein MFREMRRKKQELSHDECIDILINEPRGVLALLGDEKYPYAVPMSHVYVDGKIYFHGAKTGHKRDAVTNYGKASYCVIDNGVRNEGEWWYTFKSVIAFGKIRTIENDGEKREKLTHLGNKFFPSPEDTENEINRLINKTEVYELAIEHMSGKITVEK, from the coding sequence ATGTTTAGGGAAATGAGGCGCAAAAAGCAGGAATTATCTCATGATGAATGCATTGATATATTAATTAATGAACCTCGTGGAGTGTTGGCTCTTTTAGGCGATGAAAAGTATCCTTATGCCGTTCCGATGAGTCACGTATACGTTGATGGAAAGATTTACTTTCACGGGGCGAAAACGGGTCACAAACGGGATGCGGTAACGAATTATGGTAAGGCATCATATTGTGTCATCGATAATGGCGTTAGAAATGAAGGGGAATGGTGGTATACCTTCAAAAGTGTAATAGCTTTTGGAAAAATCAGAACAATAGAAAATGATGGTGAAAAAAGAGAAAAATTAACTCATTTGGGAAATAAATTCTTCCCCTCACCTGAAGACACTGAAAATGAAATCAACCGGCTAATCAACAAAACTGAAGTCTATGAATTGGCTATTGAACATATGAGCGGTAAAATCACCGTTGAAAAATAG
- a CDS encoding C1 family peptidase, with protein sequence MGYKKSIILIILVIFLFSIAGVCASDVNDMPIASEDANQMELSSNNEITEDNLQTSEENTTLAQANDNECVIAEKTISNMKYPMTFTQLEKDINESQNTFEILYDYTFNNESDDGQVVIKKSNFAINGNNHIVDGNGQSGIFNITGNNVTINNLIFINGNSTKGGAIFSTRQITLNNVTFINNNASYGGAICSNGELTLNNATFINNNATFGGAIACFGKILNICNSFVTSNMTSTYGQIYSFGSTVNIDNSEFINISSVYASAIYLEISESSIINSRFVNLTAEKTAGAIAVRWSGTSYIKGCEFINTKSFKNAGAILVDYGDEMCNVTIIDCVFKNSSSMIGGAYVQLGGNLLFDNTHFIDNKASCDGGAVYISYADSKFDNCNFTSNIAGYQSDYHAYGGAIYSDISDLIICDSNFIDNSAYSGNAIYACDSYYEISHSTFLNNTVAIFTDFDCETCILENNIYNNDTVITNESYSYATYVYSPALDLKLINNTINVNTPPSRFDLREWGLVTPIKDQGRMGACWTFGIINAVESALLKAYGLEFDLSEGNMHHNMLRYFPYGNARMEEAGSYSASASYLIGWYGPALEEEDTYDEIGKLSPFLTEGYDIIHIQDIIIVPNDEVPAGSKIKSAILNYGALAVDYYAETDDANGYYNPETSAHYINESIGFNHGVSVIGWDDNFSKDNFLITPPGDGAWIVKNSWGTEWGDEGIVYISYYDKTFLTGYYINDEAFGIVIENTVPYNKNYQHDFIWSGFFAGLNGDEITLDIDESINESIVYANQFEAASDDLIAAVGTYFNSSDVNYTVEIYVNDKLMLTQDGLSPFLGYHTIKLNEYIPIKKGDIFKAVITSNLMPFCYCPWSRVHFVENTSFFYNGHEWKDLYLTEDFIACLKVYTVEDVDNIINYTFKDLNNHINWSGDVLEIIHDYTFNNESDSGPVVIEKSNFTINGNNHIVDGKGQSGIFNITGNNVTINNLIFINGNSTKGGAIFAAGQVTLNNVTFINNNAGRGGAIYSNKELTLNNITFINNSATAGGAIAFYNNILNCSNSRFIDNSAERGSSIYSDNITLNVCNSFITSNKSSKYGQIYASGSTVNIDNSEFINISSVYASALYLENSKSSIINSRFVNLTADKSAGAIAIRWSGNSYIKGCEFINTKSFKNAGAILVDYGMEFYNATIIDCVFYNASSMIGGAYIQLGGNLILNSSNFTNSKAHVGGAVYISFANSTIDNCIFDSNELTDNSSTSYGGAIYCDMSNMTLTDSRFINNSAHKANAVYACDSWYNITNCLFANNANAIFTDFDKNGCNLNNNEYNNDSIITNQSFYAPLSFEYPALNLTLINNTINVSSIPSRFDLRDWGWITPVKNQGRMGSCWTFAFAEALETALLKATGIRYDISENYMQNLQIRYSDFGNLLSDEGGFNYGALANAASWLSVGEEEDEYDEVGKLSVFIDSVNKIRLHDVYFIMPDATDYVGDVKKAILNYGAVSITYASSNGAPYYNVKTSAQYINESLPPNHGVAIIGWDDNYSADNFLITPPGNGAWIVKNSWGSEWGDEGYFYLSYYEKSIFSPDSDTGIIYPFTVCIFSNVIDYHVNYQTDLAGLYDFDGNYTQYSNEFTAEYDDMIAGVGTYFNQSGINYSFDIYVNNKLAHSQSGASEFAGYRTIVLSKYIPVKVNDTFKVVFKSNALPYEAKSRNHYIHGMSFVSADGIVWKDITLENKTVCLKVYTTELTIYTQDLVKIYKNDSKFEANIGVANESVTFELNGVNYIRISDENGTARIAINLNPGNYTIKTSYNGSSVENTITVLPTLIAQNLVKYFRNASQFYISLIDCEGNPVAGKNITMNINGVFYNRVTNENGTARLNINLNPGKYILTAIDPLTDLQMSYNITVLPVLTAEDVNMTYKDGTQFKAKLVDGEGNPLANVNVSFNINGVFYQRTTDENGTARLNINLMPGEYIITSEYDNARISNKITIIAKED encoded by the coding sequence ATGGGATACAAAAAAAGCATAATTCTGATAATACTGGTTATTTTTCTCTTTAGCATTGCCGGCGTTTGCGCAAGTGATGTGAATGATATGCCAATAGCCAGTGAAGATGCGAATCAAATGGAATTGTCCTCAAACAATGAAATAACTGAGGATAATCTGCAAACAAGTGAAGAGAATACTACATTGGCACAAGCAAATGATAATGAATGCGTAATTGCTGAAAAAACAATTTCAAACATGAAATACCCAATGACATTTACACAATTGGAAAAGGATATTAATGAATCACAGAACACGTTTGAAATACTGTATGACTATACTTTCAACAATGAAAGTGACGACGGTCAGGTTGTTATTAAGAAAAGCAATTTCGCGATAAACGGGAACAATCATATTGTGGATGGAAACGGACAATCCGGAATATTCAACATAACCGGAAACAATGTAACAATAAACAATCTTATATTCATCAACGGTAATTCCACCAAAGGAGGAGCAATATTCTCTACAAGACAGATAACATTAAATAATGTAACCTTTATCAACAATAATGCCAGTTATGGCGGAGCAATATGTTCTAATGGAGAATTGACATTAAATAATGCCACTTTCATTAACAATAATGCCACTTTCGGTGGAGCAATTGCATGTTTTGGTAAGATATTAAATATCTGCAACTCATTTGTCACTTCAAACATGACAAGTACATATGGCCAAATTTATTCATTTGGTTCTACAGTCAATATAGATAATTCAGAATTCATAAACATATCCTCTGTTTATGCATCTGCAATATATCTTGAAATTTCTGAAAGTTCAATTATCAATTCCAGATTTGTTAATCTAACTGCAGAAAAAACTGCAGGAGCAATTGCCGTAAGATGGTCAGGTACCTCTTATATCAAAGGCTGTGAATTTATAAACACCAAATCATTTAAAAATGCAGGCGCCATACTGGTGGATTATGGAGATGAAATGTGTAATGTTACAATAATTGATTGTGTTTTTAAAAATTCATCATCTATGATTGGTGGAGCTTATGTCCAGTTGGGAGGTAATTTATTATTTGATAACACTCATTTCATAGACAATAAAGCTTCATGTGATGGCGGTGCGGTTTACATTTCATATGCCGATAGTAAATTTGACAATTGTAATTTTACTTCAAATATTGCAGGCTATCAAAGCGATTATCATGCTTATGGCGGTGCAATCTATTCAGATATTAGTGATTTAATAATTTGTGATTCTAATTTTATTGATAACTCAGCATATTCCGGTAATGCGATATATGCATGTGATTCATATTACGAAATATCCCATTCAACATTCCTAAATAACACTGTTGCAATTTTTACAGACTTTGATTGTGAAACATGCATTCTTGAAAATAATATTTATAATAATGATACAGTAATTACCAATGAATCATATTCTTATGCGACATATGTTTATTCTCCGGCTTTGGATTTGAAATTAATTAACAATACCATTAATGTCAATACTCCCCCTTCAAGATTTGACTTGCGCGAATGGGGTTTGGTCACTCCAATTAAAGACCAAGGCCGCATGGGTGCATGCTGGACATTCGGAATAATAAATGCCGTGGAATCTGCATTATTAAAGGCATATGGATTGGAATTTGATTTGTCAGAAGGCAATATGCACCATAATATGTTAAGATATTTCCCATACGGTAATGCGCGGATGGAGGAAGCGGGATCATATTCCGCTTCAGCTTCTTATCTGATTGGATGGTATGGTCCCGCTCTTGAAGAAGAAGACACTTATGATGAGATTGGAAAACTTTCACCATTCTTAACTGAAGGATATGATATTATTCATATACAGGATATAATTATTGTCCCTAATGATGAGGTGCCTGCAGGTTCTAAGATAAAATCCGCAATTCTCAACTATGGTGCATTAGCTGTGGATTATTATGCTGAAACTGATGATGCGAATGGATATTATAATCCTGAAACTTCTGCACATTACATTAATGAAAGTATTGGTTTTAATCATGGGGTTTCAGTTATCGGATGGGATGATAACTTTTCAAAAGATAATTTCTTAATCACTCCTCCGGGAGATGGTGCATGGATTGTCAAAAACAGCTGGGGAACCGAATGGGGAGATGAGGGAATTGTTTACATTTCATATTATGATAAAACATTTTTAACAGGATATTATATTAATGATGAAGCTTTTGGGATTGTAATTGAAAATACAGTGCCCTATAATAAAAATTACCAACATGACTTCATATGGTCCGGTTTTTTTGCTGGTTTAAATGGCGATGAAATAACCCTGGATATAGATGAATCAATTAATGAAAGCATTGTTTATGCCAATCAGTTTGAAGCTGCATCTGATGATTTGATTGCTGCTGTGGGAACCTACTTCAACAGCAGTGATGTGAATTACACTGTAGAAATCTATGTAAATGATAAATTGATGTTAACGCAAGATGGTTTGTCTCCATTCCTAGGATACCATACAATCAAGTTAAATGAATACATACCAATCAAAAAAGGCGACATATTCAAAGCGGTTATTACTTCAAATCTGATGCCATTCTGTTATTGTCCATGGTCTAGAGTGCATTTCGTTGAAAACACATCATTTTTCTATAATGGTCATGAATGGAAAGATTTATATCTCACTGAAGATTTTATTGCTTGTTTGAAAGTCTATACCGTTGAGGATGTTGACAATATAATAAATTATACGTTTAAAGATTTAAATAATCATATAAATTGGTCTGGAGATGTATTGGAAATAATTCATGACTATACTTTCAACAATGAAAGTGACAGCGGTCCGGTTGTTATTGAGAAAAGCAACTTCACGATAAACGGGAACAACCATATTGTGGATGGAAAAGGACAATCCGGAATATTCAACATAACCGGAAACAATGTAACAATAAACAATCTTATATTCATCAACGGTAATTCCACCAAAGGAGGAGCAATATTTGCTGCAGGACAGGTAACATTAAACAATGTGACTTTTATCAACAATAATGCCGGCCGTGGCGGAGCAATATATTCTAATAAAGAATTGACCTTAAATAACATTACTTTCATTAACAATAGTGCCACTGCCGGTGGAGCAATTGCATTTTATAATAATATATTGAATTGCAGCAATTCTCGCTTTATTGACAATTCTGCTGAAAGGGGATCATCCATATATTCAGATAATATCACATTAAATGTCTGCAACTCATTTATCACTTCAAATAAATCAAGTAAATATGGTCAAATTTATGCTTCAGGCTCTACAGTCAATATAGACAATTCAGAATTCATAAACATATCCTCTGTTTATGCATCTGCACTATATCTTGAAAATTCTAAAAGTTCAATTATCAATTCCAGATTTGTTAATCTTACTGCGGATAAATCTGCAGGAGCGATTGCCATAAGATGGTCAGGTAACTCTTATATCAAAGGCTGTGAATTTATCAACACCAAATCATTTAAAAATGCAGGCGCCATACTTGTGGATTATGGAATGGAATTCTATAATGCCACAATAATCGATTGTGTGTTTTACAATGCCTCATCCATGATTGGCGGAGCATATATTCAATTGGGAGGCAATCTAATCCTGAACAGTTCCAACTTCACAAACAGTAAAGCTCATGTTGGAGGAGCAGTTTATATCTCATTTGCCAACAGCACGATTGATAATTGTATTTTTGATTCAAATGAACTAACCGATAACAGTTCCACTAGTTATGGTGGTGCAATATATTGTGATATGAGTAATATGACATTGACCGATTCCAGATTCATCAACAACTCAGCACATAAGGCAAATGCTGTGTATGCCTGCGATTCATGGTATAATATCACCAACTGTCTATTTGCAAACAATGCAAATGCAATTTTTACTGATTTTGATAAGAATGGGTGCAATCTCAACAATAATGAGTATAATAATGACAGCATAATCACTAATCAGTCATTTTATGCTCCGCTATCTTTTGAATATCCTGCATTGAATTTGACATTAATCAACAATACAATCAATGTTTCAAGCATTCCATCAAGATTTGATTTGCGTGATTGGGGATGGATTACTCCTGTTAAAAATCAAGGCAGGATGGGCTCATGCTGGACATTTGCTTTTGCAGAAGCACTGGAAACCGCTCTTTTAAAAGCAACAGGCATCAGATATGATATCTCCGAAAATTATATGCAAAATCTCCAAATAAGATACTCAGATTTTGGAAATTTACTATCTGATGAAGGAGGTTTTAATTATGGGGCTTTAGCCAATGCAGCTAGTTGGTTGAGTGTTGGTGAAGAAGAAGATGAATATGATGAGGTTGGAAAATTATCTGTTTTTATTGATAGCGTAAACAAGATACGTCTTCATGATGTTTACTTCATTATGCCTGATGCAACCGATTATGTTGGAGACGTTAAAAAAGCAATTTTAAATTATGGTGCAGTTTCAATTACTTATGCTAGCAGTAACGGTGCACCATATTACAATGTAAAGACTTCTGCACAATATATCAATGAATCACTTCCACCAAACCATGGCGTTGCCATCATCGGATGGGATGACAATTATTCAGCAGATAACTTTTTAATTACACCACCTGGAAACGGCGCATGGATTGTCAAAAACAGCTGGGGAAGCGAATGGGGAGATGAAGGATATTTCTACTTATCCTACTATGAAAAATCAATTTTTAGTCCTGACTCAGATACAGGCATAATTTATCCTTTCACAGTCTGCATTTTCAGCAATGTTATAGATTACCATGTCAATTACCAGACGGATTTAGCTGGTTTATATGATTTTGACGGCAATTATACTCAATATTCCAATGAATTTACTGCAGAATATGATGATATGATTGCAGGTGTTGGAACATACTTCAACCAGTCAGGCATCAATTATTCATTTGACATTTACGTGAACAATAAGTTGGCACACTCTCAAAGCGGTGCAAGCGAGTTTGCGGGATACAGGACAATCGTTTTAAGCAAATATATTCCAGTTAAAGTCAATGACACTTTCAAGGTCGTGTTTAAAAGTAATGCCCTTCCTTATGAGGCAAAATCAAGAAATCACTATATTCATGGAATGTCATTTGTAAGTGCGGACGGCATAGTTTGGAAAGATATCACCTTAGAAAATAAAACTGTCTGCTTAAAAGTTTATACAACTGAATTAACCATATATACTCAAGATTTGGTTAAAATCTATAAAAACGATTCCAAATTTGAAGCAAATATCGGCGTTGCCAATGAAAGCGTGACCTTTGAGCTCAATGGCGTTAATTACATCCGCATAAGCGATGAAAACGGAACTGCCAGAATAGCTATCAACTTAAATCCGGGCAATTATACAATAAAAACAAGCTATAATGGATCTTCAGTTGAAAATACCATTACTGTACTGCCTACATTAATTGCTCAAAACTTGGTTAAATACTTCAGGAACGCTTCACAGTTTTATATTTCATTAATTGACTGTGAAGGCAATCCTGTAGCGGGCAAAAACATTACTATGAACATCAATGGAGTGTTCTATAATCGTGTAACTAATGAAAACGGAACTGCAAGGTTAAACATCAACCTAAACCCTGGCAAGTATATACTGACTGCCATAGATCCGCTGACCGATCTTCAGATGTCCTATAATATCACAGTGCTTCCTGTTTTAACGGCCGAAGATGTTAACATGACCTATAAAGATGGAACACAGTTTAAAGCAAAGCTTGTGGATGGTGAAGGCAATCCACTGGCCAATGTCAATGTAAGCTTCAATATCAACGGAGTATTCTATCAGAGAACGACTGATGAAAACGGAACTGCACGCTTAAACATTAACTTGATGCCCGGCGAGTACATTATCACTTCAGAGTATGATAATGCAAGGATTTCAAATAAAATAACCATTATTGCAAAAGAGGACTGA
- the pheT gene encoding phenylalanine--tRNA ligase subunit beta, with amino-acid sequence MPVITFKYQDLKDLGIDMEKDELIDTLPMMSSDIEDYDDEEIKVEFFPNRPDNLSVEGVARSFKGFIGQETGIPNYEVTPSGEYVIVEDEVAEIRPYIGFAKIDGVDFTGDKLKYIMDFQENLHWVIGRDRKKVAIGIHNADVVKAPYKYIATPKDENSFVPLEKDAPMTPQEILTEHDKGKAYAHLIENFDKYPLILDADDNILSMPPIINGELTKIKEDTKNIIVDVTGTDERAVNQALNIICSSFAEVGGKIKSMEVRYTDKTVVTPDLTPQEINVHVDTANQLIGGIDIDASDIKELLQKARFDAEIIDENELKVFIPAYRVDILHEVDVVENIAVQYRINSIEAELPDINTVAYENDWFKAESTIREVMIGLGFQEVMSLMLTNEESHYEFMNQPEEDHVQVSRPITIDRTMIRTSLINSLMEFLEDNKHEDLPQKIFEIGDVLYMDESTENNVRLSKKLAGLICHSSANFTEIKSVVTSIVSNLGYSMEISDSENPSFIYGRAADLTGEAQNGSIKGFFGEISPEVITNFTLEYPVIGFEIEFVKE; translated from the coding sequence ATGCCAGTTATTACATTCAAGTATCAGGATTTAAAAGATTTAGGAATAGACATGGAGAAAGACGAATTAATAGACACGTTGCCTATGATGTCCAGCGATATCGAGGACTATGATGACGAGGAAATCAAGGTGGAATTCTTCCCTAACCGTCCGGACAACCTGTCAGTTGAAGGGGTAGCTAGATCTTTTAAAGGATTCATAGGTCAGGAAACCGGTATTCCAAACTATGAGGTAACCCCATCAGGCGAATACGTGATTGTGGAAGATGAAGTTGCCGAAATCAGGCCATATATCGGCTTTGCCAAAATCGATGGCGTTGACTTTACCGGAGACAAGCTCAAATACATTATGGATTTCCAGGAAAATCTCCATTGGGTAATCGGAAGGGACAGAAAAAAAGTGGCTATCGGTATTCACAATGCAGACGTTGTAAAAGCTCCATATAAATACATTGCAACTCCAAAAGATGAAAATTCATTCGTTCCTCTTGAAAAGGACGCTCCAATGACTCCGCAGGAAATCCTAACCGAACATGACAAGGGTAAGGCTTACGCTCATCTGATTGAAAACTTCGACAAATATCCATTGATTCTCGACGCTGATGACAATATCCTCTCAATGCCTCCAATCATTAACGGAGAGCTGACCAAAATCAAGGAAGATACCAAAAACATTATCGTTGACGTGACAGGAACTGACGAAAGGGCTGTCAATCAGGCATTGAACATTATCTGCTCATCATTTGCCGAAGTCGGAGGCAAAATTAAAAGCATGGAAGTCAGATACACTGATAAAACAGTTGTTACACCAGACTTGACCCCTCAGGAAATCAACGTTCACGTTGACACTGCCAATCAGCTGATCGGCGGAATTGATATAGACGCTTCAGACATTAAAGAGCTATTGCAAAAAGCACGCTTTGACGCTGAAATAATAGATGAAAACGAATTGAAAGTCTTCATTCCGGCTTACAGAGTCGATATTTTACATGAAGTCGATGTAGTTGAAAACATTGCCGTTCAATACAGGATCAACTCCATTGAAGCCGAATTGCCTGACATCAACACCGTTGCATATGAAAACGACTGGTTTAAGGCAGAAAGCACCATCCGTGAAGTAATGATTGGTCTGGGCTTCCAGGAAGTGATGAGCCTGATGCTTACCAACGAGGAATCCCACTACGAATTCATGAACCAGCCTGAAGAGGACCACGTTCAGGTCTCAAGGCCGATTACAATTGACAGAACCATGATTCGTACCAGTCTGATAAACAGTTTGATGGAGTTTCTGGAAGACAACAAGCACGAAGACCTGCCTCAAAAGATATTTGAGATAGGTGACGTTTTATACATGGACGAGTCAACCGAAAACAACGTCAGACTTTCCAAAAAGCTGGCTGGATTGATTTGCCATTCAAGTGCAAACTTCACTGAAATCAAGTCAGTCGTGACAAGCATCGTTTCCAATCTGGGCTATTCCATGGAAATCAGCGACAGCGAAAATCCGTCATTCATTTATGGAAGGGCTGCAGATTTGACCGGTGAAGCTCAAAACGGTTCCATTAAAGGATTCTTCGGTGAAATATCACCTGAAGTAATTACCAATTTCACACTGGAATATCCGGTTATAGGATTTGAGATTGAATTCGTCAAAGAATAA